One Podospora pseudopauciseta strain CBS 411.78 chromosome 4, whole genome shotgun sequence genomic window, CCGATGGGGCTTTGATCTTATATCCACAAGCAAGATGGTTACGACTTTCATAATGGCATGATATCTCGACATTGTCGATGAGTAGGACGGCTATGACATGAGCTACTTCATCTTTTTGATAGCCAGCTTAAGATCCAGGCGTTTGCTCTTGGAAGAAGTATAAGAGCCCTTCGTCTGCCTTGCCCTGTCTTGACACTTGCTCTTCATTGAAAACATCACACCAACACGAGAGCTGCAACGCTTATCATGACCAAGTCCTTCGCCCGCCCCCCATGGGGCGTTCTGGCAGTTGGGGCCATGATCATGGTCCCGTCTGCTCTTGCTGCTATTCGCCTCGATATAGGCCCTCGAAACGTCCAGGTTGCCGAGATCACACCTGGTGCCGACATCAGACGCGACAAGCAAGAAGTTCTGTTCAACGAACCAGACTCAGACTTTGATCTCCCGCTTCGCTGCAAGCCGGCTCAGGGCAAGCTTCTCACACTCACCGATGACGAAAAGTGGGCTGCCTGCTGCCCGCCCGGTTCTCGACTGCTCGGCACGATTAACACGGCGTTTGACTGCTGTGGCGAGGGTCATGACTTGGCAGGAAGCAAAGATACGGGATGGACATGTTGTCCTTCGGGCTACGAGTATGATGGCACCAAGTGCAAAGACCCAAAACCTCTCTGTCCCAACGGAATGGAGCTCGTGGACGGGAAGTGTGTATGTCCACCCGGGACTACCCAGGCTGCGGATGGAACCTGTGAGCCAAACACGGCCAATGGAGGTGATGGCAATGGGGGAAACCAGGCCGGAAAGCATCCTTCAGGTCCTTGTTCATCAGAAATCTCCTCCGGTACGACCACCACATCACCGTTTCTGTATGACCATACCTAGTTTCCCAGGCCAGCTAACTCGTTGACAGGAAAATGCTACCTCTTTAAGATGGACAACGGCGAGTATCTCGGTTTCAACAAGAAGTGGTACGCTGCGTCTAAGCCTTCCCGCGATCACCAGATGGGCAAGTTCAAGCTCTGCAAGACCAAGGCTTGCCTCGATTCCGAGTCTAGCGAGATCAACCCCGGTGATCCCATTCGCATTCTAGACCTTCACGGTGAACCGAATAGCGGCAAGGACCCCAACCAGTGGCTCAATAACGCACAAAACGGAGGCCACATTGCCCGTACACCCAAGTTTGAGGATGCCGGCGTGTTCACAATCAGCAAATGGACGGAGGGCAAATACTGCATCTCAGGCCTGGAGACCGGCGTCGGTCCTACTTGTCCCAGTGATAGCCCTGCCCTGACGTTCAACACCCTCGATACTGAGAGCTGCTTACCTCTTGAGCTGGTGACGGTGCCTTGCAACATCCGCGACCCCACCAACAACTGTTTATGGTCGGGAAGCCAGCAAAAGCCATGTCCCACGGGGTTTTCGTGCCTACATAACGGACAATCCCCCGGACAGTTTCCAAGTGGTCAAAGTCCTGGTGGCCAAAATCCTGGTAGTCAGTTCCCAGGTGGACAGTTTCCCGATGGGTACTTTCCTAATGGACAGAACCCAGGTGATCGGTTTCCTGGTGGCCAGAACCCAGGTGGTCAGTTTCCCGGCGGTCAGAACCCAAGTGGTCAAAACCCAGGGGGACAGAATCCCGGTGGTCAGTTTCCTGGTGGCCAGTTTCCTGGTGGCCAGTTTCCTGGTGGCCAGTTTCCCGACGGACAGAACCCTGGTGACCAGTTTCCTGGTGGCCAGTTTCCCGACGGACAGAACCCTGGTGGACAAAATCCTGGATGCCGCCCTCCTCCGACTGGGACACTTACGCCGGGAGTTGGCGCAACTCCGACCTGCCCGCCTGGACAGCCATGGAAGAATGGAACCTGTGttatcaccatcaccgatTGTGCTGACCGGGCTCATCCCGAGTTTGGCGATACGTCGTATAATCCGGCGAACTTCCCCTGTTCCATTGGTCGGGAGCGTCCGTGCCGTGGTGAGCAAGTTCAAGACTGGAAGCCAGCCAACCTTCCTTGGACTGGCACTTACCGCCAGCCTGGACCCCCTCAGCCTTATGAAACGACGATCAACTTTGACTTTGATGTCGTAATGAGTATTGTCGATGTCGAAACCCAGAGCGAGCACTTTTTGGTTAACCTTGACGGCACGTTTTGGGGCGAGACAGGGGGTGAGCGAGGGTACAAGAATCAGTATATCGGCAACTATAATGACCCAGAGTGGTGTCTTTTGAATGGATATACAAGAGGATATTTCTTGATTCCGAAGGGTATGTTGTCTTCTTTCCCCTACCTATGCGTCCCACTCTGATAAATTATCTCGACTTATCATTGTTGACACTGTCTGCATCAGGGCAACACACTTTGACCATTGAATGGCCTCAGGGAACGGGCAAGTACCAAAATGATGGGGGCGGTAACTGGTGGTACGGCATTGCACGCTACCGGTTCGACAAGCTGTGCGATCCCAGCAGGTGTCTACCTGATTGCGCtgttgagaaggagaaggaggctcAACAGTTGAGATTGCAGCTGCAGAGAGAAGGGAAGTGGCCATCTGTTGCAAGCTCGCAGGGAAAGCAGTGGGGTTACTACGATCAGAAGGTCGTGGCCTGAGGGTCTAAGGTACCTTGAAATGAATTGACCGAAAGGGCTGAGGATAGGAGTTACTGCTCGGTTGACAGATCTAAAGACGACAGTACACAAAAACATTGTCACCCGCATGAACCCCAAGGCAACGCTTCTGATGCTGAGAACCACTGAACGTTCGGCAGAGGCTTTTTCATGGTGGTCCTTAGGCAGGCAGGTCTAATCATGGTCACTTTCCATTGTATAATCAGGTATTTGGACCACGGGGCTTGTGATTGGCTAGGTTTGAAACCGCATATATGCTCGAGGACGGCCCAGCAGGTCGAGGGGGATGCAAGCGACCAGGACAATCACTCTGCTCGAATTATCCGTTACCCGTACCTGGACATCAATTGAAAAGCGACCAGAAGTAGGCTGCGCGAGACTGCAGCCATTGATAATGAACCTGGGGATGCTGTCGAGGAGACAAAAAAGGAACTTGGGATTGAAGGTGAAGGTGTCATCAGATAAACCTCTTTTGGAACGAAGTCATCcaatttcttttttggttCCATGTGCTGGGGCCAGACCCACTGTGGGATTTCATGCAAGCAAATTCCTGGGAAAGCCATTGGCCAGCACTTTGTTGGCCGGCCCAACGATCCGGATTGCCAGGCCCACCAGCTGCCCCAGGCCCACCTCCCCGCATTCTAGCCCTGTTCATTCCGCGGCCCGCCCGATGGTTTCTCCCAGCTCCATTCCCCTTTCATCCGGACTTTCTCCTGCCCCTGCAACATGCGCCgctcttttcttgtttcGTTGACGTGATGAGGTGCCATTGATGGATCGTCGCTTTTCTGTCCATCACCCTCATTGCGTTGGTGGACAGGCAATATCCCCTATAGTACCCAGTCACTCCGTACAGTACATGCACACACTGACAGGTCGCGTGAGGTGGATTGCGTGCATCCAGTGCTCTTTCTTGGTGCTAACCCCATTGGCGAGCTTTCAGCGTTGCATTCCAGGTTCTGCTGTTCcgggccttcttctcccgtCGGCATCCTCTCGCCCAACATCCCGGGCCAGCTCTGCCAGCCAAAGTCCAGCGGCAGGTGCTCTCGCATTCGTCAAATTGCACAAGGTGAGATGACTTGACCACAGAAGAGGTCTGTGTGGAAGCGTCATGCAGACAGTCAACACCCACGGCCGTCACGCCAGTCAACCGGGTATCGGTCACCTCGCGGCCTCCATTGAAAGTCCCAATGGCATGGGATTATTGTCTGGAACCGAGCACTTTATACGAAATTGCTCCCCAAAATTgcttcaccaacaccacaccagcaCCATCCGTCACCAGGTGTTCCCCATCATGCAGGGGGGCAGCCTTCGGTACACCCTGTCCGCTTCGCCGTTTGGGTCGCCCCTCAGGAAGGCTGATACCCATGGAAGTTCCCCAGTTGAGTCCATACCCCGCTCATGGTGCAACGACGGACTGTCGACTAGCCCTGTTGGCATTTTGAAGGATTGCCCCCCTGGGCCTTGATGGACTCCCCTCTTGATCCGTGCTTGTTAACCGTCCTCAAGGGTCCGCCGAGGAGCGATGGCCCGTCATTGGAAGGGCTACTTGAACACCGGGTATGCACGCACGGGAGTCTGTGGCCTTttgctttcttcttttgttcttttggGACTTCTGCCGCACCATCTGACGACAACCTCTTTGGGCGGCATCCAGCACACAGCAACACTGAGCAAGGTGGCAACATCCCACCGAGAGTCAGGTCGCCATGGCCCAACGACACCGGATTAGAAATGACTCGGCCTCGTCCTTTGAGGTCCCAGTTCATGAGACCCCTCGCTTCCAGAGGGTATACTGGACTCGGGAGCCTCATCTACGCAAACTCTATGGCATGGCCGCGATATTGATGGTGGCCTCGGCAACGACAGGCTACGATGGCATGTTGGTCAATACCTCACAGCAAATAGACCTGTGGAGgtactttttctttcccgAACTGAGGGACAAGCCGAATGGGGATCCTATCCTGGATAGCAAACTGGCCATCTTGGTCAACATGTTCAACATTGGGTCCATTCTGTCCTTCTTCATAACGCCTCACGTGGCCGATACCTATGGGAGGAGATCGGCC contains:
- a CDS encoding hypothetical protein (COG:S; EggNog:ENOG503PAVR), producing the protein MTKSFARPPWGVLAVGAMIMVPSALAAIRLDIGPRNVQVAEITPGADIRRDKQEVLFNEPDSDFDLPLRCKPAQGKLLTLTDDEKWAACCPPGSRLLGTINTAFDCCGEGHDLAGSKDTGWTCCPSGYEYDGTKCKDPKPLCPNGMELVDGKCVCPPGTTQAADGTCEPNTANGGDGNGGNQAGKHPSGPCSSEISSDGQRRVSRFQQEVINPGDPIRILDLHGEPNSGKDPNQWLNNAQNGGHIARTPKFEDAGVFTISKWTEGKYCISGLETGVGPTCPSDSPALTFNTLDTESCLPLELVTVPCNIRDPTNNCLWSGSQQKPCPTGFSCLHNGQSPGQFPSGQSPGGQNPGSQFPGGQNPGDRFPGGQNPGGQFPGGQNPSGQNPGGQNPGGQFPGGQFPGGQFPGGQFPDGQNPGDQFPGGQFPDGQNPGGQNPGCRPPPTGTLTPGVGATPTCPPGQPWKNGTCVITITDCADRAHPEFGDTSYNPANFPCSIGRERPCRGEQVQDWKPANLPWTGTYRQPGPPQPYETTINFDFDVVMSIVDVETQSEHFLVNLDGTFWGETGGERGYKNQYIGNYNDPEWCLLNGYTRGYFLIPKGQHTLTIEWPQGTGKYQNDGGGNWWYGIARYRFDKLCDPSRCLPDCAVEKEKEAQQLRLQLQREGKWPSVASSQGKQWGYYDQKVVA